A window of Eikenella corrodens contains these coding sequences:
- the ispF gene encoding 2-C-methyl-D-erythritol 2,4-cyclodiphosphate synthase: MTLRIGQGYDVHQLVPGRPLILGGVTIPFEKGLLGHSDADALLHAVTDALLGAAALGDIGTHFPDTAAEHKDADSRALLRQAYAAVQAQGWRVVNVDSTVIAQQPKLRPHIGAMRANIAADLGLAENCVNIKGKTNEKLGYLGRMEGIEAQAVVLLEKAVG; encoded by the coding sequence ATGACCCTCCGCATCGGACAAGGCTACGACGTCCACCAGCTCGTGCCCGGCCGCCCGCTCATCCTCGGCGGCGTAACCATCCCCTTTGAAAAAGGCCTGCTCGGCCACTCCGACGCCGACGCCCTACTACATGCCGTCACCGATGCCCTGCTCGGCGCCGCCGCCTTGGGCGACATCGGCACCCACTTCCCCGACACCGCCGCCGAACATAAAGACGCCGACAGCCGCGCCCTGCTGCGCCAAGCCTACGCCGCCGTGCAAGCCCAAGGCTGGCGCGTTGTGAACGTGGACAGCACCGTCATCGCCCAGCAGCCCAAACTGCGCCCCCATATCGGCGCCATGCGCGCCAACATCGCTGCCGACTTGGGGCTGGCTGAGAACTGCGTCAATATCAAAGGCAAAACCAACGAAAAACTCGGCTACCTCGGCCGCATGGAAGGCATCGAAGCCCAAGCCGTGGTGCTGCTGGAAAAGGCCGTCGGATAA